A segment of the Armatimonadota bacterium genome:
GCTGCGGGCGGAGAGCCGCTTCGCCGCCAGCGAAACCGTGGAGACGTTGCTCCGTCCCTGGCACATCGACGGCCAGAGCGTCCGCCCGGTGCACCGCATGGTGGCGCACACCGGATTCATAACCGCCGCGCGGCGGGTGATAGGGAGGGGGTGAAGGATGGCGCGGGTGCAGGCATCGCTGGTTATCGCCGCCCCCGTGGAGGAGGTCTACGCGCAGGCCAGGGCGGTGGAGGACTTCCCCCGCTTCATGCCCGACCTGGAGAGCGTGGAGGTCCTGGAGCGGTGGGACGGCCACACGGTCACCCGCTGGGTGGGCGTGGTGCAGGGGCGCAAGATCCGCTGGGTGGAGGAGGACCTCTGGGACGAGGCGGCCCACCGCTGCACCTTCCGCCAGCGGGAGGGGGACTTCAGCCGCTACGAGGGGACGTGGACCTTCGAGCCGGAGGCGGAGGGGACACGC
Coding sequences within it:
- a CDS encoding SRPBCC family protein, which gives rise to MARVQASLVIAAPVEEVYAQARAVEDFPRFMPDLESVEVLERWDGHTVTRWVGVVQGRKIRWVEEDLWDEAAHRCTFRQREGDFSRYEGTWTFEPEAEGTRTTVTVDFEMDIPLAGPLISTLLRTLMRKNVEGMLRALKARIERPQTPQAEERR